In the Piscinibacter sp. XHJ-5 genome, one interval contains:
- a CDS encoding ECF-type sigma factor: MTELTDQDELRAIGSTLQAAERGDVAATAELFSALYRELHRLARRQLHVNASGVTLGATTLLHEAYLDLSQRGLAFPDRARFFAYAARAMRGLIIDYVREHRAIKRGGQFHLTTLDTATAESVPQLDELGSLGLAVDELAAAEPALAELVELKFFCGFDFGEIAAMRGVSERTVQRDWAKARMFLRSALQD; the protein is encoded by the coding sequence ATGACGGAACTCACAGACCAGGACGAACTGCGGGCGATCGGATCGACGCTGCAGGCCGCCGAGCGGGGCGATGTCGCCGCCACCGCCGAGCTGTTCAGCGCGCTGTACCGCGAGCTGCACCGGCTGGCGCGCCGCCAGCTCCACGTCAATGCGTCCGGCGTGACGCTGGGCGCGACGACGCTGCTGCACGAGGCCTACCTCGATCTCAGCCAGCGCGGGCTGGCCTTCCCCGACCGGGCGCGCTTCTTCGCCTACGCCGCGCGGGCGATGCGCGGCCTCATCATCGACTACGTGCGCGAGCACCGCGCCATCAAGCGCGGCGGCCAGTTCCACCTCACCACGCTGGACACCGCCACCGCCGAATCGGTGCCGCAGCTCGACGAGCTGGGGTCGCTGGGCCTCGCGGTCGACGAGCTGGCCGCCGCCGAGCCGGCGCTGGCCGAACTGGTCGAGCTGAAGTTCTTCTGCGGCTTCGACTTCGGGGAGATCGCCGCGATGCGCGGCGTGTCGGAGCGCACCGTGCAGCGCGACTGGGCCAAGGCGCGGATGTTCCTGCGCAGCGCGCTGCAGGACTGA
- a CDS encoding DUF3455 domain-containing protein, which translates to MTIHAKAAALLGAVCTAAATATEPAALRPPAGETMALELHARGVQIYECAAAKDAQRFEWSLKGPEAALFYRGGRSAGIHYAGPSWQALDGSTVVAQVAAREDSPDPSAIPWLLLRTVSTRGEGVFSRVLSIQRVDTVGGRPPAEPCTPEQAGRVAPVAYSATYNFFVAEH; encoded by the coding sequence ATGACGATTCATGCGAAGGCGGCGGCCCTGCTGGGGGCCGTCTGCACCGCGGCAGCGACGGCAACCGAGCCGGCCGCGCTGCGTCCCCCGGCGGGCGAGACGATGGCGCTCGAGCTGCACGCCCGCGGCGTGCAGATCTACGAATGCGCGGCCGCAAAGGACGCGCAGCGCTTCGAGTGGAGCCTCAAGGGACCGGAGGCGGCGCTGTTCTACCGTGGGGGTCGCAGCGCCGGCATCCACTACGCCGGCCCGAGCTGGCAGGCGCTCGACGGCAGCACGGTCGTGGCCCAGGTCGCGGCGCGCGAGGACAGCCCGGATCCGAGCGCGATCCCGTGGCTGCTGCTGCGCACCGTCTCCACGCGCGGCGAGGGCGTCTTCAGCCGGGTGCTGAGCATCCAGCGCGTCGACACGGTCGGGGGCAGGCCGCCGGCCGAGCCTTGCACGCCGGAGCAGGCCGGTCGCGTGGCGCCCGTGGCCTACAGCGCCACCTACAACTTCTTCGTCGCCGAGCACTGA
- a CDS encoding alpha/beta hydrolase has protein sequence MGRMQVGGVSVDWLEQGSGEPVVLLHSTGASGAQWRALVERLAQRHHVLVPDLLGYGATGDWGGNGAFSLAHEGAIVAALLDRVHEPAHLVGHSYGGAVALHVARAQPQRVRSLALFEPVAFHLLRTGDPLDEAALREVSEAAAFVAHAHAAGDADAAAACFVDYWSGPGTWTAMPPARRDAMASRVGKVVLDFQAVFREPVCAQEFQRLRLPTLLMQGDRSPLSARRVSRLLSRTLPAVRTVTFRGAGHMAPLTHRDEVNEQIVAHLAACRPARATAGDTLAA, from the coding sequence ATGGGACGCATGCAGGTCGGCGGCGTGAGCGTCGATTGGCTCGAGCAAGGCAGCGGGGAGCCGGTGGTGCTGCTGCACAGCACCGGCGCGTCGGGCGCGCAGTGGCGCGCCCTGGTCGAGCGGCTGGCGCAGCGCCATCACGTGCTCGTGCCCGATCTGCTCGGCTACGGCGCCACCGGCGACTGGGGCGGCAACGGTGCGTTCTCGCTGGCCCACGAAGGGGCGATCGTCGCCGCACTGCTCGACCGCGTGCACGAGCCCGCGCACCTGGTCGGCCATTCGTACGGCGGCGCGGTGGCGCTGCACGTCGCCCGCGCGCAGCCGCAGCGCGTGCGCTCGCTGGCGCTGTTCGAGCCGGTGGCCTTCCACCTGCTGCGCACCGGCGATCCGCTCGACGAGGCAGCGCTGCGCGAGGTCAGCGAGGCCGCTGCCTTCGTCGCCCATGCGCATGCCGCAGGCGACGCGGATGCCGCGGCGGCCTGCTTCGTCGACTACTGGAGCGGGCCGGGCACCTGGACGGCGATGCCGCCGGCGCGGCGCGATGCCATGGCGTCGCGCGTCGGCAAGGTGGTGCTCGACTTCCAGGCGGTGTTCCGCGAGCCCGTCTGCGCGCAGGAGTTCCAGCGCCTGCGGCTGCCGACGCTGCTGATGCAGGGCGATCGCTCGCCGCTGTCGGCGCGGCGTGTGTCTCGCCTGCTGTCGCGCACGCTGCCCGCGGTGCGCACCGTCACCTTTCGTGGCGCCGGTCACATGGCGCCTTTGACCCATCGCGACGAGGTCAACGAGCAGATCGTCGCGCATCTCGCGGCGTGCCGGCCGGCACGCGCAACCGCCGGCGACACGCTGGCAGCCTGA
- a CDS encoding protein kinase produces MTRGVDPQRWARLSPQLDRLLDLDPAAREAELARLRAEDPELAAELSALLAQQSRMDREGFLDGSAIGKIEPRLEGQQFGAYTLERPLGAGGMGSVWLARRSDGRYEGTVAVKLLNLALLGHGGAERFAREGNVLARLTHPHIARLLDAGVGAGGQPYLVLEHVEGEPIDRWCDARSLGVEARVRLVLDVLAAVAHAHSKLVLHRDLKPGNILVTSSGEVKLLDFGIAKLLDDEALASPPTELTAVAGRAFTPDYAAPEQVQGGDVTTATDVYALGVLLYVLLGGVHPTARPTDTPVERLRGVVDTEPQRLSEAAARAAMRGEGLVHSLRGDLDNICAKALKKAPAERYATVQALSEDLRRYLANEPVSARADSLAYRATKFVRRHRLGVAATAVTVLALAAGIVGTTWQAIEAQRQRADALAQRDRAQALLGRNSAIVEFVDLMFDEAVPTGQSAALQQMLERAERLIDGTFAGQPAHHAEILRVLATYYSNLNLGKKRMELLVRARQIVDQVPDRSLKAQIACEHANALSGVGQNDEARQLLDEWIAAPDIDATVAATCLLMRAGLAQVAADPQTTLRHAEAGLQRLRGAGAKAPMLEAGLLGDVAFAHYLAGRNTEADSHFRTAIDSIRRIGRGESHEACRLMLNHGVVRYAMSDYQGGLQLFQQVLQVYEKRGDAVIAPSILGNSAFGLEQLARFEEAEAAYDRALDAARRNGLVAGQAYALVGRATVQAERGQMPAAQASLDAAASMLQTLPPAHSARLRATFAQARIDAARGDLDGAARRHTGVIELLSAKGAATPPLLTAYRQRAELSLKRGDASQALADARQALELARKLQGSNPHSALAGLAQLTLARVQRQAGEHGAAREGLAVAQSELRQTLGPDHPETRAATQLLGTP; encoded by the coding sequence GTGACGCGCGGCGTCGACCCCCAACGCTGGGCCCGCCTGTCCCCGCAGCTGGACCGGCTGCTCGACCTGGATCCGGCCGCGCGAGAGGCCGAGCTGGCAAGGCTGCGCGCGGAAGATCCCGAGCTGGCGGCCGAGCTGTCGGCGCTGCTGGCGCAGCAAAGCCGCATGGACCGCGAAGGCTTTCTCGACGGCAGCGCGATCGGCAAGATCGAGCCCAGGCTGGAGGGCCAGCAGTTCGGCGCGTACACGCTGGAGCGGCCGCTGGGCGCCGGCGGCATGGGCAGCGTCTGGCTGGCGCGGCGCAGCGACGGCCGCTACGAGGGCACCGTGGCCGTCAAGCTGCTCAACCTGGCCCTGCTCGGCCACGGCGGCGCCGAGCGCTTCGCGCGCGAAGGCAACGTGCTGGCGCGGCTCACCCACCCGCACATCGCCCGGCTGCTCGACGCCGGCGTCGGCGCGGGCGGCCAGCCCTACCTGGTGCTCGAGCATGTCGAAGGCGAGCCGATCGACCGCTGGTGCGATGCGCGCTCGCTGGGCGTCGAGGCGCGCGTGCGCCTCGTGCTGGACGTGCTGGCGGCGGTCGCCCATGCGCACAGCAAGCTGGTGCTGCACCGCGACCTGAAGCCCGGGAACATCCTGGTGACGTCGTCGGGCGAGGTGAAGCTGCTCGACTTCGGCATCGCCAAGCTGCTCGACGACGAGGCGCTGGCCTCGCCGCCCACCGAGCTCACTGCGGTCGCCGGACGCGCCTTCACGCCCGACTACGCGGCGCCCGAGCAGGTGCAGGGCGGCGACGTGACCACCGCCACCGACGTGTACGCGCTGGGCGTGCTGCTGTACGTGCTGCTCGGCGGCGTTCACCCGACCGCCAGGCCGACCGACACGCCGGTGGAACGGCTGCGCGGGGTGGTCGACACCGAGCCGCAGCGCCTGTCCGAGGCGGCCGCGCGCGCCGCCATGCGCGGCGAGGGGCTGGTGCATTCGCTGCGCGGCGACCTCGACAACATCTGCGCCAAGGCGCTGAAGAAGGCGCCGGCCGAGCGCTACGCCACCGTGCAGGCGCTATCCGAGGACCTGCGCCGCTACCTGGCCAACGAGCCGGTCAGCGCGCGCGCCGATTCGCTGGCCTATCGCGCCACCAAGTTCGTGCGCCGTCACCGCCTCGGCGTGGCGGCGACGGCCGTCACCGTGCTCGCGCTCGCCGCCGGCATCGTGGGCACGACCTGGCAGGCGATCGAGGCGCAGCGCCAGCGCGCCGATGCGCTGGCCCAGCGCGACCGCGCGCAGGCGCTGCTGGGACGCAACTCGGCCATCGTCGAGTTCGTCGACCTGATGTTCGACGAGGCCGTGCCGACCGGCCAGTCGGCCGCGCTGCAGCAGATGCTCGAGCGCGCCGAGCGGCTCATCGACGGCACCTTCGCCGGCCAGCCGGCGCACCACGCCGAGATCCTGCGCGTGCTGGCCACCTACTACAGCAATCTCAACCTCGGCAAGAAGCGCATGGAACTGCTGGTGCGCGCGCGCCAGATCGTCGACCAGGTGCCCGACCGCTCGCTGAAGGCGCAGATCGCCTGCGAGCACGCCAACGCGCTGTCCGGCGTCGGCCAGAACGACGAGGCACGGCAGCTCCTCGACGAGTGGATCGCCGCGCCCGACATCGACGCCACCGTCGCGGCCACCTGCCTGCTCATGCGCGCCGGGCTCGCGCAGGTCGCCGCCGATCCGCAAACGACGCTGCGCCATGCCGAGGCCGGGCTGCAGCGGCTGCGCGGCGCCGGCGCCAAGGCGCCCATGCTCGAAGCCGGCCTGCTCGGCGACGTCGCCTTCGCGCACTACCTGGCCGGCCGCAACACCGAGGCGGACAGCCACTTCCGCACCGCCATCGACAGCATCCGGCGCATCGGCCGAGGCGAGAGCCACGAGGCGTGCCGGCTGATGCTCAACCACGGTGTCGTGCGCTACGCGATGAGCGACTACCAGGGCGGTCTCCAGCTCTTCCAGCAGGTGCTGCAGGTCTACGAGAAGCGCGGCGACGCCGTCATCGCGCCCAGCATCCTGGGCAACAGCGCCTTCGGGCTCGAGCAGCTCGCCCGCTTCGAGGAAGCCGAGGCCGCCTACGACCGGGCGCTGGACGCGGCCCGGCGCAACGGCCTGGTCGCCGGCCAGGCGTATGCGCTGGTGGGCCGCGCCACGGTGCAGGCCGAGCGCGGCCAGATGCCGGCCGCGCAGGCCAGCCTGGACGCGGCGGCGTCGATGCTGCAGACGCTGCCGCCGGCGCATTCGGCGCGGTTGCGCGCCACCTTCGCGCAGGCACGCATCGACGCGGCACGCGGCGATCTGGACGGGGCCGCTCGACGCCACACCGGCGTCATCGAGCTGCTGTCCGCCAAGGGCGCCGCGACGCCGCCGCTGCTCACCGCCTACCGGCAGCGCGCCGAGCTGTCGCTCAAGCGCGGCGATGCTTCGCAGGCGCTGGCCGATGCCCGCCAGGCGCTCGAGCTGGCGCGCAAGCTGCAAGGCAGCAATCCGCACTCCGCGCTCGCCGGCCTCGCGCAGCTCACGCTGGCGCGGGTGCAACGGCAGGCCGGCGAGCACGGCGCCGCACGCGAAGGCCTCGCGGTGGCGCAGTCCGAGCTGCGGCAGACGCTGGGACCGGACCATCCCGAAACGCGCGCGGCGACGCAGCTGCTCGGCACCCCCTAA